The Rhodothermales bacterium DNA segment TAGCAACCGAGGCCAGGTGGCGCGAGTCACTGGATGCGCTGCGCTACGGACTGCTCGGGAGGCTGTTCACCGATCCTCGGCGCGAACCGTTTGTGGACTATTTCTACCAGACAGAAACGGCAGCCTGGTATGCCACCGGATTTGACGGAGCAACGTTCTTCCATCAGCGTATTGGGACGCCGAACCTCACGATGGGGCGGCCGCGCCTGGCACAATACGTGAGTGATTCGCAGCGTTAAGCCCTCGACCCCTCGAAACTGAGTTCCTTCGTGGCCAAGACAGAATCATCACGAGCAGAGCGCAAGAAGCGCCGCGCCGACCGTAAGAACGCGCGCGGACAGGCTCCGCAGAAGAGCAAGCTGCGCGAATGGCTGGATGCTGTCGTGTTTGCCGTCGTCGTGATGACGATCGTGCGCACACTCTTCTTTGACCTGTTCCGGATTCCGACGCCGTCCATGGAGAAGAGCCTGCTCGTGGGCGACTACCTCATGGTGTCCAAGCTGCACTACGGCACGCGTACTCCGATGACGCTGGGTATCCCATTCACCGGCATCTACCTGCCGGGCGTCAATCTGCCGAATACCCGTTTCCCCGGGTTCAGTGAAGTCAAGCGAGGCGATGCGATCGTCTTTAACTGGCCGGCCGACGAAGGTCCCATCGATCGAAGGGAGCACTACATCAAGCGCGTCATCGGACTGCCTGGCGAGTCGGTGCAAATCGATGACAAGGCGGTGCTGGTAGACGGCGAGCGCGTGCCGTTGCAGGAGGGCATGCAGCAGACCTGGGACATCGTCAAGACGGAAGCGCGCATGCAGCTCTCCGGAGCTGCGCTGACGGATCTCGGCGTTTCTCAGCTGATTCAGACGCCTGATCCGGCGATCGTGCGCGTCGCAGCGACGGAGGCCGCGGCTCAGGAAATTGGGCAATGGCCGTGGGTGGAAGCGGTCCGTCCCGCCATCGCCGCCCCGAATCCCGGGCTGTCGGCGCTCATGTACCCCTCCTCAAAAGGCTTTACACCCGACAACTACGGACCGCTGCCTATCCCCTCGGAAGGCCAAACGGTGACGCTTACCGCCGAAAATTGGGAGTTCTACGCCCCGGCCATCACACGGTATGAAGGACACGACTTCGAGGCTCGGCCCGATGGTTCGTTCGCGATCGATGGCGTGCCCGCAGAGACGTTCACCTTCTCGCAGGACTATTTCTTTGTGATGGGAGACAACCGCGACAATTCCGAGGACAGCAGGTTCTGGGGCTATGTGCCCATGAGCCACGTCGTCGGCAAGGCGGTGTTGGTCTATTTCAGCTGGGACGCGAGCAAGAGGCTGCCGCGCTTCGGTCGCATCTTTTCGCTGATTCGGTAGGCGCGGGCTCTGATTGCGTCAACCTATTCGGCCGCCCGGGGCGCGATCAGGTTCCATATTGGCTCGGATTGAACCTATTCGGGCGCCCGGGGCACGATTAGGTTCCATATTGGCTCGGATTGAACCTCTTCGGCCACCCGGGGCGCGATCAGGTTCCATATCGGCGCTGAGTCAATCTTTTCGGCCACCAGGGGCGCGATCAGGTTCCATATTGGCTCGGATTGAACCTCTTCGGCCGCCCGGGGCGCGATTAGGTTCCATATTGGCTCGGATTGAACCTATTCGGCCGCCAGGGGCGCGATTAGGTTCCATACCGCCGCTGAGTCAACCTATTCGGCCGCCCGGGGCGCGATCAGGTTCAATACTCGCCGCACCGCGCCGCGCCGGTCGGGCCTTCCGCACGGTAAAGTCGCCTCGCAAGCTGACGGTCAGTCTCCGCGGCGGACGCGGTCGAACATCTCCTGCTGACGCGTGCCCGGCGGCACGTCGTACGGATTGCCGGGAAGGATCACGCGATTGAGGATCGGGTAGCGCGCGCGCTCGTGGAACGGCTGGGGATCGCCCACCGGATCCTCACCGATCACAAGCACGGTAGTCCCAGGCTCGATCACCCGCACATTTGCGGAGCTGACCATGCCCGATCCGGCCGACGTGACCCAGGTGTCTCCCCAGTCGTAGATCCACTTTGCGTCCTCTTCCACCAGGCGCACGCACCCGTGGCTACTCGGACCGCCAGTGGGCATGGGATACTGGTGGATATGGATGCCGCGGCCCTCGTGGAAGTTGAACACCCAGTACATCTCCCACGGTTCGCCCGGAGGCGACATGGACGACACACGATATTCGGTCTTCCAGTTGAAATTGAAGCGGCCCGTCGGTGTGGGCGTGATCTCCCCACCGGTATTGACGATTCCCCAGCGCGCCAGTCGTCCATTTTCGTAGGCAGCCCACGCCTGCACACTCTTGTCGATCACGAATAGCTTGTCGAAATCGGCTCCGCCCTGGTAGAACTTCGGAAAGGGGGTATAGGCGCAGAACTCCAGGTCAAAGCGGCTCGGCACGACCAGCGTGTCGCCCACTTCGGCGCGCTCAATCAGTTTGCGGTTGAGCATGCCCACAAGCTTGGCTCGTTTCCGGCCCAACTGCAGGTCGCCGTCTCCGATCACCTTGTAGAACGTGTTTCTGGCCAGTACAGAATTGTTGCGGCTCGAGTAGAGGATGAAGTACTCGTAATTGACCTCGGGCAATTCGGTCACACGCGGGCTGCACGGCGACAGAATCTCAGCCAGCGCCCGCTGATTGATGTACTGACCGCTGGCCGGTAGCGCAGTCGCGAGAGCGAGCAACAGGAGCAAAGGGAATCGAAAACGCATAATCAAAGCATCAAGCGGTGGCCGGAGCGCACCCTTCCTCTCGCAATTGTTGGACCATTTCCAAACTGCCGAGCACCACGAGGGAATCTCCCGGCGTGAGCTCGACATCGGAACGTGGATTGAATACCATCTTGTCGGTCTCCTTGTCGATGATTGCCACGACAATGGCCTCGAAACGGCTCCTGAAGTCGCTTCCATCCAGGCTGGAGCCGGCGAGAAGGCTGCCCTCTTCGATCTTCACCTCCTGCAGGTTCATGCTCTCGGTGAAGCGCACACTACTCATGAACTTGTCGACATCGGGTCTCAAAATGACCTGTGCCATGCGATCAGCCCCGATTTCGTAGGGCGAAATCACCTGGTTTGCTCCGGCGCGCAGCAGTTTGCGGCGATTCTGCTCCTTGTCCGTGCGCGCCAGAATGAAGACGTCCGGATTCATCTCCCGGGCTACCAGCGTTACAAAGACGTTGGCCCGGTCCTCGGGAAGCGTGAGAATGAGGCCCTTTGCCCGTCGGATACCCGCCGCGTCGAGCGTCATCTCCTCCTCGGCGTCACCATCGACATGCGTAAACCCGGCATCGAGGATCTGGTCGATTTTCGGCTGGGACCTCTCAATGATCAGAAAGGGAATGTCGTTAACCGACAGGTCGACGGCGATTCGACTCCCGATGCGGCCGAATCCGCAGATGATGTAGTGATCCGACAACTTCTCGATCATCTTGAGGCGGTGACGTTCGCTGAACGTGCGACTGTTGATCAGAATCTGGGCAGACCGAGTGGCTATGAACGCCACCGTGCCGATGCCGCCCAGCCCCAGAAAGATCGTAAACACTCTTCCGAGGGGCGAAAGGCTCTGCACCTCGCCGAACCCGATCGTGGTCAGCGTGATGAAGGTCATGTAGAACGCGTCCAGCCACGACCACTCCTCGATGACCACATAACCCACGGCGCCGAGCCCCATAAGTCCGGCCAGGGCCAGGTTGGCCGCCATCAGCTCTCGCCGGGCGGAGTCGTCGGCCCTACTCAGGCCACGAGGTTTGTGCTCGGTATCCCGAAGACGCGTGAGTGCCATGTTTCGCGCGCTTCCTGTTCGATGCGGCCCAGGTCGGCGACTTGAGTGAGGGAGAGGTCAATGACGGGAGTAGTTCCGAGCACCCTGCCGGCTGCGACAAGGGCTCGGAACTCCGGTCGTTCTACGACCTGAACCTCGCCTTTATCGGTTCTGTAGGCAATGGAGAGGCCGGTCATCCACCGAAAGTCCATCGCCCGTCCAATCCCTTCCAGGATATGCACGGACTTGTCGATTCCGCATCCGGATATGTCGGCTTCCTCGACGACGGCGGCGATTCCAAGCAGGCGGCCTTCGATGAGCTCTGCGGCGGCCAACACCGGTCTGCCATGGCTGGTCCAGGTGTCCATGAAGGCCTGAACGCGGGTCATGACAAAGTCTTGCTCCGACGGCGTCAGCACGCGATCGCAGGCGTACAGCCAGAGCCGCGCCTCCTGAGGGAGACGGGAAATCTTGGAAAAATGGGTCATCGGGGGCTACTCAAACAGCGTTCCTGAAGTGTTCGAATCGGGGACGGAAAGGGAGTTGGCTTCCCCGTCTCCTCCAGCCGGGCTTCCGGCTGGTTGGGCACGCAACTTCTCCACACGCTGCTCTGCCTGCTCAAGTCGTTCCATGCATGTGCGTGCCAGCTTCGTTCCCTGTTCGTACAGTTCTATCGCCTGCTCCAGACCAGTCTCCGGGCTTTCTAGCAATTCCGTGAGCTTCTCGAGGCGATCGAGGCTTTCCTCAAAGGTCCCTTCCGGAGAAGACATGGCATAAAAGCTGGTTGAGCGGCCTTGTACCGACCGCGCGCCGGAAAGATCACGTATACTCCCGCCCGCTTGCCAAAGGAGGACTGGACTGAATGGATCTGGGACTGAAAGACCGTGTAGCTGTTGTGACCGGCGCCAGCCGGGGAATCGGGCGAGGTATCGCCGAATCGTTGGCCCGGGAGGGCTGCAAGCTGGTGGTGTGCGCCCGCGGGGAAGAGCGACTGGAAGAAACCGCTACGGCGCTGCGTGAGCTGGGTGCTGAGGTGGTGGCTGTTTCGGGCGATGTGACCTCTGCTGAAGGGGCCGTGCGGCCGATAGAGACCGCGCTTTCCGAGTTCGGTGCCGTGCATGTGCTGGTGAGCAACGTCGGCGGCAATCGTCGTGGCCGTTTCGCCGATACGTCGGATGACGACTGGGAAGCCGTGCTGGACGCCAACCTGCGTGCGCACATTCGTGTGGCACGTCGGG contains these protein-coding regions:
- a CDS encoding potassium channel protein, with product MALTRLRDTEHKPRGLSRADDSARRELMAANLALAGLMGLGAVGYVVIEEWSWLDAFYMTFITLTTIGFGEVQSLSPLGRVFTIFLGLGGIGTVAFIATRSAQILINSRTFSERHRLKMIEKLSDHYIICGFGRIGSRIAVDLSVNDIPFLIIERSQPKIDQILDAGFTHVDGDAEEEMTLDAAGIRRAKGLILTLPEDRANVFVTLVAREMNPDVFILARTDKEQNRRKLLRAGANQVISPYEIGADRMAQVILRPDVDKFMSSVRFTESMNLQEVKIEEGSLLAGSSLDGSDFRSRFEAIVVAIIDKETDKMVFNPRSDVELTPGDSLVVLGSLEMVQQLREEGCAPATA
- a CDS encoding L,D-transpeptidase is translated as MRFRFPLLLLLALATALPASGQYINQRALAEILSPCSPRVTELPEVNYEYFILYSSRNNSVLARNTFYKVIGDGDLQLGRKRAKLVGMLNRKLIERAEVGDTLVVPSRFDLEFCAYTPFPKFYQGGADFDKLFVIDKSVQAWAAYENGRLARWGIVNTGGEITPTPTGRFNFNWKTEYRVSSMSPPGEPWEMYWVFNFHEGRGIHIHQYPMPTGGPSSHGCVRLVEEDAKWIYDWGDTWVTSAGSGMVSSANVRVIEPGTTVLVIGEDPVGDPQPFHERARYPILNRVILPGNPYDVPPGTRQQEMFDRVRRGD
- the lepB gene encoding signal peptidase I; translated protein: MAKTESSRAERKKRRADRKNARGQAPQKSKLREWLDAVVFAVVVMTIVRTLFFDLFRIPTPSMEKSLLVGDYLMVSKLHYGTRTPMTLGIPFTGIYLPGVNLPNTRFPGFSEVKRGDAIVFNWPADEGPIDRREHYIKRVIGLPGESVQIDDKAVLVDGERVPLQEGMQQTWDIVKTEARMQLSGAALTDLGVSQLIQTPDPAIVRVAATEAAAQEIGQWPWVEAVRPAIAAPNPGLSALMYPSSKGFTPDNYGPLPIPSEGQTVTLTAENWEFYAPAITRYEGHDFEARPDGSFAIDGVPAETFTFSQDYFFVMGDNRDNSEDSRFWGYVPMSHVVGKAVLVYFSWDASKRLPRFGRIFSLIR
- the xseB gene encoding exodeoxyribonuclease VII small subunit → MSSPEGTFEESLDRLEKLTELLESPETGLEQAIELYEQGTKLARTCMERLEQAEQRVEKLRAQPAGSPAGGDGEANSLSVPDSNTSGTLFE